The following proteins are co-located in the Phragmites australis chromosome 10, lpPhrAust1.1, whole genome shotgun sequence genome:
- the LOC133883543 gene encoding U-box domain-containing protein 34-like isoform X2, with protein sequence MDSSSSAASGGPQVAVAVRGDGRASRRAARWAAASLVPAGGRVALVHVIPPVSFVPTPSGERVPVERMEREVVEIYAQDRRARAQEVFLPFRRLCGRRTVETVVLEGDSVAEALVTYAVESGVRSLVLGSASLSWLRRMLRLRDVPAVVLKIMPSSCNVFVVSRHRLTIKFANQARTSKSNTYVRIQSISHKASDQIQRDWLHNLADDEIPKYSGNSSLASCSQTSSSLSTSTNAVKSSERRRRGILGSLGRKTPGREGNKDFDAIGQLKEVPYVALRSIEESQHVDEVAKLRKELKDTLMMYDRACENLVHAKIRSLPTECCEEVKKVQDALQREEVLKQAVAHEHTKHLEAIGAVEMATESFTHEGYSKHKAEIVADMVSTEKAKVVDALLSTGKGCRRYSRHEIELATDYFSDARKIGEGGYGNVYRCTLDHTEVAVKVIQQDSSDKIDEFLREVEILSQLHHPNLVLLLGFCPEIGCLVYEYMENGSLEDQLINNKGHQSLHWFLRFQIIFEVACGLAFLHGTKPDPIVHRDLKPGNILLDKNYVSKIGDVGFAKLISDLVPEGLTEYRETVIAGTLYYMDPEYQLTGTVRPKSDLYALGIIILQLLTGKGPHGLICSVEEAIKKGILFEILDRSQTDWPIDEAEMLAKLGLRCTALKCRDRPNLESEVLPALENILSRLSASLKLQGPNVVAPSHFICPILQEVMKDPYVAADGHTYEHRAIRAWLKKHKMSPVTKQRLPNLSIIPNHSLHAAIQQWKSRTS encoded by the exons ATGGACTCCTCGTCCTCGGCCGCCTCTGGCGGCCCCCAGGTCGCGGTGGCCGTGCGCGGGGACGGCCGCGCCAGCCGCCGCGCGGCGCGGTGGGCTGCCGCCAGCCTGGTCCCCGCCGGCGGCCGCGTCGCGCTCGTCCACGTCATCCCGCCCGTCTCCTTCGTCCCCACCCCCT CGGGGGAGAGGGTGCCAGTGGAGAGGATGGAGCGGGAGGTGGTGGAGATATACGCGCAGGACCGCCGGGCTCGCGCGCAGGAGGTCTTCCTCCCGTTCCGCCGCCTCTGCGGCCGCAGAACC GTGGAGACGGTGGTTCTCGAAGGGGACAGCGTCGCGGAGGCGCTGGTGACGTACGCGGTGGAGTCCGGCGTTCGCAGCCTCGTGCTCGGATCCGCCTCCTTGAGCTGGCTCCGGAG GATGCTACGGCTCCGAGATGTGCCTGCTGTGGTTCTGAAAATTATGCCGAGTTCCTGCAATGTATTTGTTGTGTCTCGACATAGATTAACTATAAAATTTGCAAATCAGGCTCGAACAAGCA AGTCGAACACTTATGTTAGGATTCAGTCAATAAGTCATAAAGCATCCGACCAAATACAGAGGGACTGGTTGCATAATCTGGCTGATGATGAAATACCAAAATATTCTGGAAATTCTAGTTTGGCCTCATGCTCTCAAACCAGCAgttctcttagcacttctacaAATGCTGTTAAAAGTTCAGAAAGACGTAGAAGAGGTATTTTAGGAAGCTTAGGTCGAAAGACACCAGGGAGAGAAGGGAACAAAGATTTTGATGCTATTGGCCAATTGAAAGAAGTTCCTTATGTTGCCTTACGCTCGATTGAAGAG TCTCAACATGTAGATGAAGTAGCAAAACTGAGGAAAGAGTTGAAGGATACTTTGATGATGTATGATAGAGCTTGCGAGAATCTTGTCCACGCTAAG ATTCGGTCACTTCCTACTGAGTGCTGTGAAGAGGTGAAGAAGGTGCAAGATGCCCTACAGAGAGAGGAAGTGTTGAAACAGGCTGTTGCGCATGAGCATACCAAACATTTAGAAGCTATTGGAGCAGTTGAGATGGCAACAGAGTCATTCACTCACGAGGGTTATTCCAAGCACAAGGCTGAAATAGTGGCAGACATGGTGTCTACCGAGAAGGCAAAGGTAGTGGATGCTCTTCTATCAACAGGCAAAGGTTGCAGGCGGTACTCTAGACATGAAATAGAGCTTGCCACGGATTACTTTTCTGATGCAAGGAAGATAGGTGAGGGAGGCTATGGAAATGTTTACAGGTGCACCCTTGATCACACTGAAGTAGCTGTCAAGGTTATTCAACAAGATTCCAGTGACAAGATCGATGAGTTCTTGAGAGAG GTGGAGATTCTCAGCCAACTTCACCATCCCAACTTGGTTCTGTTGCTTGGTTTTTGTCCTGAAATTGGATGTCTTGTGTATGAATACATGGAGAATGGGAGTCTAGAAGATCAACTTATCAACAATAAAGGGCACCAATCACTCCATTGGTTTCTGCGGTTCCAAATTATCTTTGAGGTGGCTTGTGGGCTTGCTTTCTTGCATGGAACAAAACCGGACCCCATAGTGCATCGTGACCTAAAGCCTGGAAACATTTTGCTGGACAAGAATTATGTAAGCAAAATTGGTGATGTCGGTTTTGCGAAGCTCATATCAGATCTTGTGCCAGAAGGGCTCACAGAGTACAGAGAAACAGTCATCGCCGGCACACTGTATTACATGGACCCTGAGTACCAATTAACTGGAACAGTTCGACCAAAATCAGATCTTTATGCTTTGGGGATTATCATTCTTCAACTACTAACTGGAAAAGGTCCACATGGGTTGATATGCAGTGTAGAAGAGGCGATTAAAAAGGGGATATTATTCGAAATTCTCGACAGGTCTCAAACTGATTGGCCAATTGATGAGGCAGAGATGTTGGCAAAACTTGGGCTGCGGTGTACAGCTTTAAAATGCAGGGACAGACCTAATCTTGAGTCGGAGGTGCTTCCGGCGCTCGAAAATATTCTGAGCaggctttctgcttctctcaagCTACAAGGTCCAAATGTAGTTGCACCAAGCCACTTCATCTGCCCTATATTGCAG GAGGTAATGAAAGATCCTTATGTTGCTGCTGATGGGCACACCTATGAACACAGGGCAATTAGAGCTTGGCTAAAAAAACACAAGATGTCCCCAGTAACGAAACAGAGGCTTCCGAATTTATCCATAATTCCCAACCATTCGTTGCATGCAGCGATACAGCAATGGAAGTCGCGGACATCTTAA
- the LOC133883543 gene encoding U-box domain-containing protein 34-like isoform X1, translated as MDSSSSAASGGPQVAVAVRGDGRASRRAARWAAASLVPAGGRVALVHVIPPVSFVPTPSGERVPVERMEREVVEIYAQDRRARAQEVFLPFRRLCGRRTVETVVLEGDSVAEALVTYAVESGVRSLVLGSASLSWLRRMLRLRDVPAVVLKIMPSSCNVFVVSRHRLTIKFANQARTSKSNTYVRIQSISHKASDQIQRDWLHNLADDEIPKYSGNSSLASCSQTSSSLSTSTNAVKSSERRRRGILGSLGRKTPGREGNKDFDAIGQLKEVPYVALRSIEESQHVDEVAKLRKELKDTLMMYDRACENLVHAKIRSLPTECCEEVKKVQDALQREEVLKQAVAHEHTKHLEAIGAVEMATESFTHEGYSKHKAEIVADMVSTEKAKVVDALLSTGKGCRRYSRHEIELATDYFSDARKIGEGGYGNVYRCTLDHTEVAVKVIQQDSSDKIDEFLREVEILSQLHHPNLVLLLGFCPEIGCLVYEYMENGSLEDQLINNKGHQSLHWFLRFQIIFEVACGLAFLHGTKPDPIVHRDLKPGNILLDKNYVSKIGDVGFAKLISDLVPEGLTEYRETVIAGTLYYMDPEYQLTGTVRPKSDLYALGIIILQLLTGKGPHGLICSVEEAIKKGILFEILDRSQTDWPIDEAEMLAKLGLRCTALKCRDRPNLESEVLPALENILSRLSASLKLQGPNVVAPSHFICPILQGN; from the exons ATGGACTCCTCGTCCTCGGCCGCCTCTGGCGGCCCCCAGGTCGCGGTGGCCGTGCGCGGGGACGGCCGCGCCAGCCGCCGCGCGGCGCGGTGGGCTGCCGCCAGCCTGGTCCCCGCCGGCGGCCGCGTCGCGCTCGTCCACGTCATCCCGCCCGTCTCCTTCGTCCCCACCCCCT CGGGGGAGAGGGTGCCAGTGGAGAGGATGGAGCGGGAGGTGGTGGAGATATACGCGCAGGACCGCCGGGCTCGCGCGCAGGAGGTCTTCCTCCCGTTCCGCCGCCTCTGCGGCCGCAGAACC GTGGAGACGGTGGTTCTCGAAGGGGACAGCGTCGCGGAGGCGCTGGTGACGTACGCGGTGGAGTCCGGCGTTCGCAGCCTCGTGCTCGGATCCGCCTCCTTGAGCTGGCTCCGGAG GATGCTACGGCTCCGAGATGTGCCTGCTGTGGTTCTGAAAATTATGCCGAGTTCCTGCAATGTATTTGTTGTGTCTCGACATAGATTAACTATAAAATTTGCAAATCAGGCTCGAACAAGCA AGTCGAACACTTATGTTAGGATTCAGTCAATAAGTCATAAAGCATCCGACCAAATACAGAGGGACTGGTTGCATAATCTGGCTGATGATGAAATACCAAAATATTCTGGAAATTCTAGTTTGGCCTCATGCTCTCAAACCAGCAgttctcttagcacttctacaAATGCTGTTAAAAGTTCAGAAAGACGTAGAAGAGGTATTTTAGGAAGCTTAGGTCGAAAGACACCAGGGAGAGAAGGGAACAAAGATTTTGATGCTATTGGCCAATTGAAAGAAGTTCCTTATGTTGCCTTACGCTCGATTGAAGAG TCTCAACATGTAGATGAAGTAGCAAAACTGAGGAAAGAGTTGAAGGATACTTTGATGATGTATGATAGAGCTTGCGAGAATCTTGTCCACGCTAAG ATTCGGTCACTTCCTACTGAGTGCTGTGAAGAGGTGAAGAAGGTGCAAGATGCCCTACAGAGAGAGGAAGTGTTGAAACAGGCTGTTGCGCATGAGCATACCAAACATTTAGAAGCTATTGGAGCAGTTGAGATGGCAACAGAGTCATTCACTCACGAGGGTTATTCCAAGCACAAGGCTGAAATAGTGGCAGACATGGTGTCTACCGAGAAGGCAAAGGTAGTGGATGCTCTTCTATCAACAGGCAAAGGTTGCAGGCGGTACTCTAGACATGAAATAGAGCTTGCCACGGATTACTTTTCTGATGCAAGGAAGATAGGTGAGGGAGGCTATGGAAATGTTTACAGGTGCACCCTTGATCACACTGAAGTAGCTGTCAAGGTTATTCAACAAGATTCCAGTGACAAGATCGATGAGTTCTTGAGAGAG GTGGAGATTCTCAGCCAACTTCACCATCCCAACTTGGTTCTGTTGCTTGGTTTTTGTCCTGAAATTGGATGTCTTGTGTATGAATACATGGAGAATGGGAGTCTAGAAGATCAACTTATCAACAATAAAGGGCACCAATCACTCCATTGGTTTCTGCGGTTCCAAATTATCTTTGAGGTGGCTTGTGGGCTTGCTTTCTTGCATGGAACAAAACCGGACCCCATAGTGCATCGTGACCTAAAGCCTGGAAACATTTTGCTGGACAAGAATTATGTAAGCAAAATTGGTGATGTCGGTTTTGCGAAGCTCATATCAGATCTTGTGCCAGAAGGGCTCACAGAGTACAGAGAAACAGTCATCGCCGGCACACTGTATTACATGGACCCTGAGTACCAATTAACTGGAACAGTTCGACCAAAATCAGATCTTTATGCTTTGGGGATTATCATTCTTCAACTACTAACTGGAAAAGGTCCACATGGGTTGATATGCAGTGTAGAAGAGGCGATTAAAAAGGGGATATTATTCGAAATTCTCGACAGGTCTCAAACTGATTGGCCAATTGATGAGGCAGAGATGTTGGCAAAACTTGGGCTGCGGTGTACAGCTTTAAAATGCAGGGACAGACCTAATCTTGAGTCGGAGGTGCTTCCGGCGCTCGAAAATATTCTGAGCaggctttctgcttctctcaagCTACAAGGTCCAAATGTAGTTGCACCAAGCCACTTCATCTGCCCTATATTGCAG GGCAATTAG
- the LOC133883543 gene encoding U-box domain-containing protein 34-like isoform X3, which produces MLRLRDVPAVVLKIMPSSCNVFVVSRHRLTIKFANQARTSKSNTYVRIQSISHKASDQIQRDWLHNLADDEIPKYSGNSSLASCSQTSSSLSTSTNAVKSSERRRRGILGSLGRKTPGREGNKDFDAIGQLKEVPYVALRSIEESQHVDEVAKLRKELKDTLMMYDRACENLVHAKIRSLPTECCEEVKKVQDALQREEVLKQAVAHEHTKHLEAIGAVEMATESFTHEGYSKHKAEIVADMVSTEKAKVVDALLSTGKGCRRYSRHEIELATDYFSDARKIGEGGYGNVYRCTLDHTEVAVKVIQQDSSDKIDEFLREVEILSQLHHPNLVLLLGFCPEIGCLVYEYMENGSLEDQLINNKGHQSLHWFLRFQIIFEVACGLAFLHGTKPDPIVHRDLKPGNILLDKNYVSKIGDVGFAKLISDLVPEGLTEYRETVIAGTLYYMDPEYQLTGTVRPKSDLYALGIIILQLLTGKGPHGLICSVEEAIKKGILFEILDRSQTDWPIDEAEMLAKLGLRCTALKCRDRPNLESEVLPALENILSRLSASLKLQGPNVVAPSHFICPILQEVMKDPYVAADGHTYEHRAIRAWLKKHKMSPVTKQRLPNLSIIPNHSLHAAIQQWKSRTS; this is translated from the exons ATGCTACGGCTCCGAGATGTGCCTGCTGTGGTTCTGAAAATTATGCCGAGTTCCTGCAATGTATTTGTTGTGTCTCGACATAGATTAACTATAAAATTTGCAAATCAGGCTCGAACAAGCA AGTCGAACACTTATGTTAGGATTCAGTCAATAAGTCATAAAGCATCCGACCAAATACAGAGGGACTGGTTGCATAATCTGGCTGATGATGAAATACCAAAATATTCTGGAAATTCTAGTTTGGCCTCATGCTCTCAAACCAGCAgttctcttagcacttctacaAATGCTGTTAAAAGTTCAGAAAGACGTAGAAGAGGTATTTTAGGAAGCTTAGGTCGAAAGACACCAGGGAGAGAAGGGAACAAAGATTTTGATGCTATTGGCCAATTGAAAGAAGTTCCTTATGTTGCCTTACGCTCGATTGAAGAG TCTCAACATGTAGATGAAGTAGCAAAACTGAGGAAAGAGTTGAAGGATACTTTGATGATGTATGATAGAGCTTGCGAGAATCTTGTCCACGCTAAG ATTCGGTCACTTCCTACTGAGTGCTGTGAAGAGGTGAAGAAGGTGCAAGATGCCCTACAGAGAGAGGAAGTGTTGAAACAGGCTGTTGCGCATGAGCATACCAAACATTTAGAAGCTATTGGAGCAGTTGAGATGGCAACAGAGTCATTCACTCACGAGGGTTATTCCAAGCACAAGGCTGAAATAGTGGCAGACATGGTGTCTACCGAGAAGGCAAAGGTAGTGGATGCTCTTCTATCAACAGGCAAAGGTTGCAGGCGGTACTCTAGACATGAAATAGAGCTTGCCACGGATTACTTTTCTGATGCAAGGAAGATAGGTGAGGGAGGCTATGGAAATGTTTACAGGTGCACCCTTGATCACACTGAAGTAGCTGTCAAGGTTATTCAACAAGATTCCAGTGACAAGATCGATGAGTTCTTGAGAGAG GTGGAGATTCTCAGCCAACTTCACCATCCCAACTTGGTTCTGTTGCTTGGTTTTTGTCCTGAAATTGGATGTCTTGTGTATGAATACATGGAGAATGGGAGTCTAGAAGATCAACTTATCAACAATAAAGGGCACCAATCACTCCATTGGTTTCTGCGGTTCCAAATTATCTTTGAGGTGGCTTGTGGGCTTGCTTTCTTGCATGGAACAAAACCGGACCCCATAGTGCATCGTGACCTAAAGCCTGGAAACATTTTGCTGGACAAGAATTATGTAAGCAAAATTGGTGATGTCGGTTTTGCGAAGCTCATATCAGATCTTGTGCCAGAAGGGCTCACAGAGTACAGAGAAACAGTCATCGCCGGCACACTGTATTACATGGACCCTGAGTACCAATTAACTGGAACAGTTCGACCAAAATCAGATCTTTATGCTTTGGGGATTATCATTCTTCAACTACTAACTGGAAAAGGTCCACATGGGTTGATATGCAGTGTAGAAGAGGCGATTAAAAAGGGGATATTATTCGAAATTCTCGACAGGTCTCAAACTGATTGGCCAATTGATGAGGCAGAGATGTTGGCAAAACTTGGGCTGCGGTGTACAGCTTTAAAATGCAGGGACAGACCTAATCTTGAGTCGGAGGTGCTTCCGGCGCTCGAAAATATTCTGAGCaggctttctgcttctctcaagCTACAAGGTCCAAATGTAGTTGCACCAAGCCACTTCATCTGCCCTATATTGCAG GAGGTAATGAAAGATCCTTATGTTGCTGCTGATGGGCACACCTATGAACACAGGGCAATTAGAGCTTGGCTAAAAAAACACAAGATGTCCCCAGTAACGAAACAGAGGCTTCCGAATTTATCCATAATTCCCAACCATTCGTTGCATGCAGCGATACAGCAATGGAAGTCGCGGACATCTTAA
- the LOC133883544 gene encoding (S)-coclaurine N-methyltransferase-like, with protein sequence MAAAVAARAYEASARSALAALERNLLPDAVTRRLTRLLLAQRLRQGYLPSTPLQLHQLLLFAHSLEEMPIAIETDKAKAQHYELPTTFFKLVLGRNLKYSSCYFPDDSSTLEDAEVAMMELYCERTKLQDGQSILDVGCGWGSLSLHIAKKYRNCSITGICNSTTQKAFIEEQCRENELSNVEIIVADISKFEMERSFDRIISIEMFEHMKNYKALLKKISRWMKEDSLLFVHYFCHKTFAYHFEDNNDDDWITRYFFTGGTMPSANLLLYFQEDVSVANHWLVSGTHYARTSEEWLKRMDQNISSIRPIFEKTYGKESTTKWIAYWRTFFISVAELFGYNNGDEWMVAHYLFQKK encoded by the exons ATGGCGGCGGCCGTGGCCGCGCGGGCGTACGAGGCGTCGGCGCGGTCCGCGCTGGCGGCGCTGGAGCGCAACCTCCTCCCGGACGCGGTCACCCGGCGCCTGACGCGGCTCCTGCTCGCGCAGCGCCTCCGCCAAGGCTACCTCCCCTCCACGCCGCTCCAGCTCCACCAGCTCCTCCTCTTCGCCCACT CCCTGGAAGAGATGCCAATCGCGATTGAAACGGACAAAGCGAAAGCCCAACACTATGAGTTGCCGACCACGTTTTTCAAGTTAGTGCTTGGAAGAAATCTCAAATACAG TTCGTGCTACTTCCCTGACGATTCAAGCACCCTAGAAGATGCTGAGGTTGCAATGATGGAGCTGTATTGTGAGAGGACAAAACTACAAGATGGCCAAAGCATCCTTGACGTTGGATGTGGATGGGGATCCCTTTCTCTGCACATAGCAAAGAAATACAGGAACTGCAGTATTACAGGGATATGCAACTCAACTACACAAAAGGCTTTTATCGAAGAGCAGTGTAG GGAAAATGAGTTGTCAAATGTTGAGATAATTGTGGCAGACATCAGCAAGTTTGAGATGGAGCGTTCTTTTGACAGGATCATATCCATAGAGATGTTTGAG CACATGAAAAACTACAAGGCGCTTCTTAAGAAGATATCCAGGTGGATGAAAGAGGACAGCTTATTATTTGTTCACTACTTCTGCCACAAGACATTTGCATATCACTTTGAG gacaacaatgatgatgattgGATCACAAGGTATTTCTTCACTGGAGGAACAATGCCATCAGCAAACCTTCTTCTCTACTTTCAG GAAGATGTATCTGTGGCCAATCATTGGCTTGTCAGTGGCACACATTACGCAAGAACTAG tgaggagtggctgaaacgTATGGACCAGAACATTTCTTCCATAAGGCCAATCTTTGAGAAAACTTACGGAAAAGAATCGACTACCAAATGGATAGCTTATTGGCGGACATTCTTCATCTCAGTCGCTGAACTTTTTGGATACAACAATGGCGACGAATGGATGGTTGCACATTACTTGTTCCAAAAGAAGTAG